One Gloeothece verrucosa PCC 7822 DNA window includes the following coding sequences:
- the cobA gene encoding uroporphyrinogen-III C-methyltransferase, whose protein sequence is MTSGKVSLIGAGPGSIAYLTLKGQHLLSQAEVLIYDDLVDPQLLQLVPSNCVQLHVGKRGGSPSTPQDIINLLLVDFCSQGKQVVRLKGGDPFIFGRANPEIGALIAANCHYEVIPGISSALAAPLLAGIPLTDKDLSRCFVVLSAHDPDILDWDAIAKIDTIVILMGGRFLEDIIQNLQEKGRSPSTPIAIIRHCARPEQQVWIGTLGDIVDQITEESLSPTVMVIGDVVKLRNMTTSPSLPLSGKTVIVTRAAEQSSKFSDLLQEQGATVIEMPALEITPPSSWEGLDQAIATLKDFHWLILTSANGVHYFFERLANAGKDTRALAGVKIAVVGKKTAESLKQYGLLADYIPPDFVADSLIEHFPENLSGQKILFPRVETGGREVLVKDLSVVGAEVVEVAAYQSGCPKQINPQAWQVLQEGMADIVTFASSKTVQNFYHLVKVALTSKSKYTPQSLLENVCLASIGPQTSKTCYEAFGRVDVEAQEYTLEGLTAALIQWAKTQN, encoded by the coding sequence ATGACCTCTGGAAAAGTATCTCTCATTGGCGCAGGGCCCGGAAGCATTGCCTACCTCACCCTCAAAGGACAACACCTCTTATCCCAAGCAGAAGTTTTAATTTATGATGACCTTGTAGATCCCCAACTGTTGCAACTTGTCCCCTCTAACTGTGTGCAACTTCACGTCGGAAAACGCGGCGGATCACCTAGCACTCCACAGGATATTATTAATCTACTCTTAGTGGACTTTTGCTCACAGGGTAAACAAGTGGTGCGGCTAAAAGGTGGCGATCCCTTTATTTTTGGACGGGCCAACCCAGAAATAGGGGCTCTGATAGCGGCCAACTGTCATTATGAGGTGATCCCCGGCATTTCTTCGGCTTTAGCCGCCCCTTTGCTGGCCGGAATACCCCTCACCGATAAAGACTTGAGTCGCTGTTTTGTCGTTCTCAGCGCCCATGACCCTGATATCCTAGATTGGGATGCCATCGCCAAAATAGATACCATCGTCATTTTAATGGGGGGACGTTTCCTAGAAGACATTATTCAAAACTTGCAAGAAAAAGGACGATCACCTAGCACTCCCATTGCTATTATCCGCCACTGCGCCCGTCCTGAGCAACAGGTTTGGATAGGTACATTAGGAGATATAGTGGATCAGATAACAGAAGAGTCTCTCTCTCCTACCGTGATGGTTATTGGTGATGTTGTTAAGCTTCGGAATATGACTACCTCTCCCTCTCTTCCCCTATCCGGAAAAACCGTTATTGTTACTCGCGCGGCGGAACAATCTAGTAAATTTAGCGACCTCTTACAAGAACAAGGGGCGACAGTAATTGAAATGCCGGCTTTAGAAATTACCCCCCCTTCGAGTTGGGAAGGATTAGATCAGGCGATCGCCACCTTAAAAGATTTTCACTGGTTAATTCTTACCTCCGCTAACGGGGTACATTATTTTTTTGAACGGTTAGCCAATGCCGGCAAAGATACCCGTGCCTTAGCAGGCGTTAAAATTGCTGTGGTAGGCAAAAAAACAGCAGAGAGTCTCAAACAGTATGGGTTACTAGCAGATTATATTCCCCCGGATTTTGTGGCAGACTCGTTAATTGAACATTTTCCAGAAAATTTGTCCGGCCAAAAAATCCTTTTTCCCCGGGTAGAAACTGGAGGGAGAGAAGTATTAGTGAAAGATTTATCTGTGGTTGGCGCTGAGGTGGTAGAAGTGGCGGCTTATCAGTCAGGATGTCCTAAACAGATTAACCCTCAAGCGTGGCAAGTTTTGCAAGAGGGAATGGCAGACATTGTTACCTTTGCTAGTTCTAAAACCGTCCAAAATTTCTATCATTTAGTTAAAGTGGCATTAACATCAAAATCAAAATATACCCCTCAATCTTTGTTAGAAAACGTTTGTCTTGCTTCTATTGGGCCTCAAACTTCAAAAACTTGTTATGAGGCTTTTGGCCGAGTAGATGTGGAGGCGCAAGAATATACTTTGGAAGGGTTGACGGCGGCGTTAATTCAATGGGCCAAAACTCAAAATTAA
- the rpsD gene encoding 30S ribosomal protein S4 — MSRYRGPRLRVVRRLGELPGLTRKNARRSYPPGQHGQARRKRSEYAIRLEEKQKLRFNYGVSEKQLIRYVRKARRATGSTGQVLLQLLEMRLDNTIFRLGMAGTIPAARQLVNHGHILVNDQVVDIASYQCRPGDVIKVKNQERSRKLVEANMEYPGLANLPSHLEFDKNTFIGKVNGVIEREWIALNINELLVVEFYSRQA, encoded by the coding sequence ATGTCTCGCTATAGAGGTCCTCGGCTTAGAGTTGTCCGCCGTTTAGGGGAATTACCCGGGTTAACCCGCAAAAATGCGCGTCGTTCCTATCCACCCGGACAACACGGACAAGCCCGTAGAAAACGCTCAGAATACGCCATTCGTCTAGAAGAAAAGCAAAAATTGCGCTTCAACTATGGAGTGAGTGAAAAACAGTTGATTCGCTACGTCCGTAAAGCGCGGCGTGCCACCGGTTCAACCGGTCAAGTTTTACTGCAACTGCTAGAAATGCGCTTGGATAATACCATCTTTCGTTTAGGCATGGCGGGCACCATTCCGGCAGCACGTCAGTTAGTCAATCATGGCCATATTTTGGTTAATGATCAGGTTGTTGATATTGCCAGTTATCAGTGCCGCCCCGGAGATGTCATTAAAGTTAAAAACCAAGAACGCTCTCGCAAGTTAGTAGAAGCGAACATGGAATATCCGGGTTTAGCTAATTTACCTTCTCATCTGGAATTTGATAAGAATACCTTCATTGGTAAAGTTAACGGGGTAATTGAGCGCGAATGGATTGCTTTGAATATTAATGAACTGCTGGTAGTTGAGTTCTATTCTCGTCAAGCTTAA
- a CDS encoding AAA family ATPase, protein MLKKIRFKNFKNFQDAELSLGNFTLLVGENATGKSNIRDALRFLHGIARGYNIAEIIGEKWIEGGALQWSGIRGGTREIAFKGASSFSLEAAFSFLDYQKQEQELIYQIEVKPGENTTPSQVVSESLFSVYDESNLFYSQPSQPNSEQELTFILVNKDKIDGKEMKGKKYQPFISEICNAITSWRFQKSVDYTYDNLASSFSRIPSFILIQNLMRNLSSIRFFDLEPAAMKNPSYPGQNILGERGENLSSVLLDLYQIPDRKIALLEWIKALTPMDVVDFEFPTDFTGKTLVTLVESNGEKISAYSASDGTLRFLAICAALLTPNPAKFYFFEEIENGIHPTRLHLLIQLIEQATKQENIQVLATSHSPQLLRLLSSQSLEYASLTYRLPEKPGAKIQRILDIPEAKEVLEQEDLGRLHESGWLEDIMYFSDDEE, encoded by the coding sequence ATGCTGAAGAAAATCCGCTTTAAAAATTTTAAGAATTTCCAAGATGCTGAACTGAGTTTAGGTAACTTTACTCTATTAGTAGGAGAAAATGCTACCGGTAAGAGTAATATTCGGGATGCTCTACGTTTTTTACATGGTATTGCGCGGGGTTATAATATTGCTGAAATTATAGGGGAAAAATGGATAGAAGGAGGGGCTTTACAATGGAGCGGCATTCGTGGAGGAACTAGAGAAATTGCTTTTAAGGGGGCTTCTAGTTTTTCTTTAGAAGCGGCTTTTAGTTTTTTAGATTATCAAAAGCAGGAACAGGAACTTATTTATCAAATTGAAGTCAAGCCCGGAGAAAATACTACGCCTTCTCAAGTTGTTTCTGAAAGTCTTTTTTCAGTATATGACGAATCAAATTTATTTTATTCTCAACCATCCCAGCCAAATTCTGAACAAGAGTTAACTTTTATTTTAGTTAACAAAGATAAAATAGATGGCAAGGAAATGAAAGGTAAAAAATATCAACCCTTTATTTCAGAAATTTGTAATGCTATAACTAGCTGGCGTTTTCAAAAAAGTGTCGATTACACTTATGATAATTTGGCATCTTCTTTTAGCAGAATACCATCATTTATATTAATTCAAAATTTAATGCGAAATCTAAGCTCAATTCGCTTTTTTGACTTAGAGCCAGCCGCCATGAAAAATCCTTCTTATCCGGGTCAAAATATATTAGGTGAGAGAGGTGAAAACTTATCATCTGTATTACTAGACCTTTATCAAATACCTGATCGTAAAATAGCCTTATTAGAATGGATTAAAGCCTTAACTCCTATGGATGTGGTTGACTTTGAATTTCCCACAGACTTTACAGGAAAAACCTTAGTGACTTTAGTAGAATCAAATGGAGAAAAAATATCAGCTTATAGCGCTTCAGATGGAACTTTAAGATTTCTGGCAATTTGTGCGGCTTTATTAACTCCCAATCCCGCTAAATTTTACTTTTTTGAAGAGATAGAAAATGGCATTCATCCCACTCGCCTGCATTTACTTATACAATTAATCGAACAAGCAACCAAGCAAGAAAATATTCAAGTCCTAGCAACCTCTCATTCTCCTCAGTTACTTCGACTCCTGAGTTCTCAATCTTTAGAATATGCTTCTTTAACTTACCGCCTACCAGAAAAACCCGGAGCAAAAATACAAAGAATTCTTGATATTCCCGAAGCCAAAGAAGTATTAGAACAAGAGGACTTAGGGCGGCTTCATGAGTCGGGATGGTTAGAAGATATTATGTATTTTTCCGATGATGAGGAGTAA
- a CDS encoding MAPEG family protein, producing MNENLIPISTLFIGINGLIAFVLSYIVVMERSKTRLWHGESIEDVASQRDPLANPNIVAATVEKFTLIILGDPLIDQGALQRKIRAHANFTEYVPLALLFIVALELMSSPSWLVWLLGSSLTISRIAHGYGLIRVYGPSPGRAIGFFGTWFVYLLGAGACIYYGLKAIM from the coding sequence ATGAATGAAAATCTAATTCCCATCTCAACCCTTTTTATCGGAATTAACGGATTAATTGCCTTTGTCCTATCCTATATTGTGGTTATGGAACGTTCAAAAACCCGACTGTGGCATGGTGAGTCAATTGAAGATGTCGCCTCTCAACGAGATCCTTTAGCTAACCCCAATATTGTTGCTGCAACCGTAGAAAAATTCACTCTCATCATTCTTGGCGATCCATTAATTGATCAAGGAGCCTTACAGCGAAAAATCCGCGCTCATGCTAACTTTACCGAATATGTTCCTCTGGCCTTATTGTTTATCGTTGCTTTAGAGTTGATGTCTTCGCCGAGTTGGTTAGTATGGCTTCTCGGTAGTAGCCTAACTATCAGCCGCATTGCTCATGGATATGGTTTAATTAGGGTTTATGGGCCTTCTCCAGGACGAGCGATCGGGTTTTTTGGGACTTGGTTTGTTTATTTATTGGGTGCAGGAGCCTGTATTTATTATGGGTTAAAAGCCATTATGTAA
- a CDS encoding glycosyltransferase family 2 protein, whose protein sequence is MKKLIIQIPCYNEEGTLGLTLSKLPRQIPGVDKVEWLIINDGSIDQTVEVAKASGVDHIVNFEHNQGLAKAFMAGIEACLKAGADIIVNTDADNQYNAADIPKLVQPILDGEAEIVVGARPIQDIEHFSPVKKLLQNLGSLVVRLASNTNIPDAPSGFRAISRNAALRLNVFSEYTYTLETIIQAGQKGIIITSVPIRTNRYLRPSRLVKSIPAYVQRSIFTIIRIFITYKPLRFFSIVGSVPFTVGFLLCLRWLILFLGILGHTPEKPRVPSLILAAILIIIGFQLWMFGLIADLMAVNRQLLEDIQLRLRKADIDSHHK, encoded by the coding sequence ATGAAAAAACTGATTATCCAAATTCCTTGTTATAACGAAGAAGGCACATTAGGACTTACCTTATCTAAATTACCTCGCCAAATACCCGGAGTTGACAAAGTAGAATGGTTAATTATTAATGATGGAAGTATTGATCAAACTGTAGAAGTAGCAAAGGCTTCGGGAGTCGATCATATTGTTAACTTTGAACATAATCAAGGCCTGGCTAAAGCTTTTATGGCCGGTATAGAAGCCTGTTTAAAAGCCGGAGCAGATATTATTGTTAATACTGATGCAGATAATCAATATAATGCGGCTGATATTCCTAAACTTGTTCAACCCATATTAGATGGTGAGGCCGAAATAGTGGTCGGCGCTAGACCTATTCAAGACATTGAACATTTCTCTCCTGTCAAGAAACTATTACAAAACCTAGGCAGTTTAGTGGTTCGCCTAGCCAGTAATACTAATATTCCCGATGCACCTAGTGGTTTTCGTGCCATTAGTCGTAACGCCGCCCTTCGTCTCAACGTTTTTAGCGAATATACTTATACCTTAGAAACCATTATTCAGGCGGGACAAAAAGGAATCATCATTACTTCTGTTCCCATTAGAACTAACCGCTATCTCCGTCCATCCCGTCTCGTTAAAAGTATTCCGGCTTATGTTCAACGTTCGATTTTTACCATTATTCGCATCTTTATCACCTATAAACCTCTCCGATTTTTCAGCATCGTGGGGAGTGTTCCTTTTACTGTAGGTTTTTTACTTTGTTTACGTTGGCTGATTCTATTTTTAGGAATTTTAGGGCATACACCCGAAAAACCTCGGGTTCCTAGCTTAATTTTAGCCGCAATTTTGATCATCATTGGCTTTCAATTATGGATGTTCGGATTAATTGCAGACCTGATGGCAGTTAATCGTCAACTCCTAGAAGATATACAATTAAGACTTCGCAAAGCAGATATTGATTCCCATCATAAATAA